From a single Bradyrhizobium sediminis genomic region:
- the cimA gene encoding citramalate synthase has protein sequence MSRERLYLFDTTLRDGAQTNGVDFTLHDKQIIAQMLDQLGIDYVEGGYPGANPTDSEFFAKKPDLEHAKFTAFGMTRRPGRSASNDPGLAALIEAKADAICFVAKSSAYQVRVALETTNEENLASIRDSVGAAKAAGREVMLDCEHFFDGYKENADFALACAKAAYDSGARWVVLCDTNGGTMPHEIETIVGEVVKHIPGDHVGIHAHNDTEQAVANSLAAVRAGARQIQGTLNGLGERCGNANLCSLIPTLRLKREFSDAFEIGVSADRMATLMKVSRTLDDMLNRAPNRHAAYVGESAFVTKTGIHASAVLKDPQTYEHVSPETVGNHRKVLVSDQAGRSNVIAELERAGIPHDKNDPKLLRLVEELKEREAAGYAYESADASFELLARRTLGKVPEYFRVEQFDVNVEQRYNANGQRVTVAMAVVKVDVAGERLISAAEGNGPVNALDVALRKDLGKYQKYIEGLKLIDYRVRILNGGTEAVTRVLIESEDEQGESWTTIGVSPNIIDASFQALMDSVIYKLVKSGAPA, from the coding sequence ATGAGCCGCGAACGCCTCTATCTGTTCGACACCACGCTGCGCGACGGCGCACAGACCAACGGCGTCGACTTCACGCTGCACGACAAGCAGATCATCGCGCAGATGCTCGACCAACTCGGCATCGATTATGTCGAGGGCGGCTATCCCGGCGCCAATCCGACCGACAGCGAATTCTTTGCCAAAAAGCCTGATCTCGAACATGCGAAGTTCACGGCGTTCGGCATGACGCGGCGTCCGGGCCGCTCGGCCTCGAACGATCCGGGGCTCGCGGCGCTGATCGAGGCCAAGGCCGATGCGATCTGCTTCGTCGCAAAGTCCTCCGCCTATCAGGTCCGCGTCGCGCTCGAAACCACCAACGAGGAAAACCTCGCTTCGATCCGCGACAGCGTCGGTGCGGCGAAAGCCGCAGGCCGCGAGGTGATGCTCGATTGCGAGCACTTCTTCGACGGCTACAAGGAGAACGCCGATTTCGCGCTGGCCTGCGCCAAGGCGGCCTATGATTCCGGCGCGCGCTGGGTGGTGCTGTGCGACACCAATGGCGGCACCATGCCGCACGAGATCGAGACCATCGTCGGCGAGGTGGTGAAACATATTCCGGGCGATCACGTCGGTATCCACGCCCATAACGACACCGAGCAGGCGGTGGCCAACTCGCTGGCGGCGGTGCGCGCCGGCGCGCGCCAGATCCAGGGCACGCTGAACGGGTTAGGGGAGCGCTGCGGCAACGCCAATCTGTGCTCGCTGATCCCGACGCTGCGGCTGAAGCGCGAATTTTCCGATGCCTTCGAGATCGGCGTGTCCGCCGACAGGATGGCGACCCTGATGAAGGTGTCGCGGACGCTCGACGACATGCTCAACCGGGCGCCGAACCGCCACGCGGCTTATGTCGGCGAAAGCGCGTTCGTGACCAAGACCGGCATTCATGCCTCCGCCGTGCTGAAGGATCCGCAGACCTACGAGCATGTATCGCCCGAGACCGTCGGCAATCACCGCAAGGTGCTGGTGTCGGATCAGGCCGGCCGCTCCAACGTGATTGCCGAACTGGAACGCGCCGGCATCCCCCATGACAAGAACGACCCGAAGCTGCTGCGCCTCGTCGAGGAACTGAAGGAGCGCGAAGCCGCCGGCTACGCCTATGAGTCCGCCGATGCCTCGTTCGAACTGCTGGCGCGGCGCACGCTCGGCAAGGTGCCGGAATATTTCCGGGTCGAGCAGTTCGACGTCAATGTCGAGCAGCGCTACAACGCCAACGGCCAGCGCGTCACAGTGGCGATGGCGGTGGTGAAGGTCGACGTCGCCGGCGAACGGCTGATCTCGGCGGCCGAGGGCAACGGTCCCGTCAATGCGCTCGACGTGGCGCTGCGCAAGGATCTCGGCAAATACCAGAAATACATCGAAGGCCTGAAGCTGATCGACTATCGCGTGCGTATCCTCAATGGCGGCACGGAAGCGGTGACGCGGGTCTTGATCGAGAGCGAGGACGAGCAGGGCGAGAGCTGGACCACGATCGGCGTGTCGCCCAATATCATCGATGCGTCGTTTCAGGCGCTGATGGATTCGGTCATTTACAAGCTGGTGAAATCAGGCGCGCCGGCGTGA
- a CDS encoding helix-turn-helix transcriptional regulator: MFALMGRADPAASQAIQFARGILDASATAFYEVDEGLNLNRFLLSGIPVDFHRQYVERMNQFDPLHPKRAASKPFALLSVATERCPTLESAAYRSFAGQCGIVDMVEFFFRRDDRIVAGMSVAWGPGCRIPDAAMNIAGKIHDYLEFNLVGRAASPAEEPARYGLTSRELDVVELLCCGRTNREISECLQIGLATVKTHLIHIFEKLGVETRSAAVALMSRPH; encoded by the coding sequence ATGTTCGCGCTGATGGGCCGTGCAGATCCAGCGGCTAGCCAGGCCATTCAGTTCGCCAGGGGCATTCTCGATGCCTCGGCGACGGCTTTCTATGAGGTCGACGAAGGCCTCAACCTGAATCGCTTCCTGCTCAGTGGAATTCCGGTCGATTTTCATCGTCAGTATGTCGAGCGGATGAATCAATTCGATCCGCTGCATCCGAAGCGCGCCGCCAGCAAGCCGTTTGCCTTGCTGAGTGTCGCGACGGAGCGATGCCCGACGCTCGAATCTGCGGCCTACCGCTCATTCGCCGGTCAATGCGGCATCGTCGATATGGTCGAATTCTTCTTCCGGCGAGATGACAGGATCGTCGCAGGGATGAGCGTTGCCTGGGGGCCGGGCTGCAGGATTCCGGACGCGGCCATGAACATCGCCGGAAAGATCCACGACTATCTCGAGTTCAATCTGGTCGGCCGCGCCGCGTCGCCGGCCGAGGAACCAGCCCGGTATGGCCTGACCTCCCGCGAACTGGACGTGGTCGAGCTGCTATGCTGTGGGCGGACCAACCGCGAAATCAGCGAGTGCCTGCAAATCGGCTTGGCGACTGTCAAGACCCACCTGATCCACATCTTCGAAAAGCTCGGTGTGGAAACGCGTTCCGCCGCCGTTGCGCTGATGTCGCGACCGCACTGA
- a CDS encoding RraA family protein, translated as MEIVAPERRLIGYTTKPLVCPFPDLPPMVGYARTVTIRSVLKSGLPADEQAKRRIDYYEYVGTGHGPRITVIQDIDGPDVGYGAFWGEVQSNVHKALGCLGVITDGSIRDIPQWAPGFQALAGSIGPSHAWVHAESFGGEVRVAGMTVRSDDLIHADQHGAIVIPIDIAAKIPEAAELCGRRETPILEIARSKDFTLEKLKAALKRAAEIH; from the coding sequence ATGGAGATCGTCGCCCCCGAACGCCGCCTGATCGGCTACACCACCAAGCCGCTGGTCTGTCCGTTCCCCGATCTGCCGCCGATGGTCGGTTATGCGCGCACGGTGACGATCCGCTCGGTGCTGAAGTCGGGGCTGCCGGCCGACGAGCAGGCGAAACGGCGCATCGACTATTACGAATATGTCGGCACCGGCCATGGCCCGCGCATCACCGTGATCCAGGACATCGACGGACCGGACGTCGGCTACGGCGCATTCTGGGGCGAGGTGCAAAGCAACGTGCACAAGGCGCTCGGCTGCCTCGGCGTCATCACCGACGGATCGATCCGCGACATCCCGCAATGGGCGCCGGGCTTCCAGGCTTTGGCAGGCTCGATCGGCCCGTCGCACGCCTGGGTTCACGCCGAAAGCTTCGGCGGCGAAGTCCGCGTCGCCGGCATGACGGTGCGCTCCGACGACCTGATCCACGCCGACCAGCACGGCGCGATCGTGATCCCGATCGACATCGCCGCGAAGATCCCCGAGGCCGCCGAACTCTGCGGCCGCCGCGAGACCCCGATCCTCGAGATCGCCCGCAGCAAGGACTTTACGCTGGAAAAACTGAAGGCAGCGCTGAAGCGGGCGGCGGAGATTCACTGA
- a CDS encoding DUF2865 domain-containing protein, which yields MLETPITPFCRRILAGAVLLGAAALGVDAFAQVNPGPPQGGAAVNPMCPRLEAQLASIDRGGGSGDPAKEEQIRRYQDAASRQQAELDRVTSQAKRMGCDSSGFFSLFSGQSAQCGPVNNQIQQMRGNLDQITTSLERLRGGGFGGSERENQRRSVLTALAQNNCGPQYAAAARNGGNFLENLFGDRGNLNAPPGDLGPQSGTYRTVCVRTCDGAYFPVSFATVPARFPDDEKSCKALCPATEATLFSYRNPGEDMNQAVSISGQPYSALPNAFKYRTEFNPSCACKAAGQTWSDALKAVDDKAAAEQQGDIIVTEESAKKMARPPAPKAVNAKKGAAPAATTATAPAANAPASTAATAGTTPDNKPIRSVGPTFIPAR from the coding sequence ATGCTGGAAACGCCGATTACCCCCTTCTGCCGCCGGATTCTGGCCGGCGCCGTGCTGCTCGGCGCGGCCGCGCTCGGCGTTGACGCCTTCGCCCAGGTGAATCCGGGACCGCCGCAGGGCGGTGCCGCCGTCAATCCGATGTGCCCGCGGCTGGAGGCGCAACTGGCGAGCATCGATCGCGGCGGCGGCAGCGGCGATCCCGCCAAGGAAGAGCAGATCCGCCGCTACCAGGATGCCGCTTCCAGGCAGCAGGCCGAACTCGACCGCGTCACCTCGCAGGCCAAGCGCATGGGCTGCGACAGTTCCGGATTTTTCTCGCTGTTTTCGGGCCAGTCGGCGCAATGCGGTCCGGTCAACAACCAGATCCAGCAGATGCGCGGCAATCTCGACCAGATCACCACCAGCCTCGAACGGCTGCGCGGCGGCGGCTTCGGCGGCTCCGAGCGCGAGAACCAGCGCCGCTCCGTGTTGACGGCGCTCGCCCAGAACAATTGCGGGCCGCAATATGCCGCAGCCGCCCGCAACGGCGGCAATTTCCTCGAAAATCTGTTCGGCGACAGGGGCAATCTCAATGCGCCCCCCGGCGATCTCGGGCCGCAATCCGGAACCTATCGCACCGTCTGTGTGCGTACCTGCGACGGCGCCTATTTCCCGGTCTCCTTCGCCACCGTGCCGGCACGCTTCCCGGATGACGAGAAGAGCTGCAAGGCGCTGTGTCCAGCGACGGAAGCGACGCTGTTTTCCTATCGCAATCCCGGCGAAGACATGAACCAGGCGGTCTCGATCAGCGGCCAGCCTTATTCGGCGCTGCCGAATGCGTTCAAATACCGCACCGAGTTCAATCCGTCCTGCGCCTGCAAGGCGGCCGGACAGACCTGGTCGGACGCGCTGAAAGCCGTCGATGACAAGGCCGCCGCCGAACAGCAGGGCGACATCATCGTCACCGAGGAGAGCGCGAAGAAGATGGCGCGGCCGCCTGCGCCGAAGGCGGTCAACGCCAAGAAGGGTGCGGCCCCCGCAGCCACGACCGCCACCGCGCCGGCGGCCAACGCTCCGGCCAGCACGGCGGCGACGGCAGGCACCACTCCGGACAACAAGCCGATCCGTTCGGTGGGGCCGACCTTCATCCCTGCGCGTTAA
- the cysS gene encoding cysteine--tRNA ligase has translation MDLRLYDTLTKEKRPFAPLDPKNVRMYVCGPTVYDFAHIGNARPVIVFDVLFRLLRHVYGAGHVTYVRNITDVDDKINDRAARDFPGLPLNEAIRKVTEQTEKQFHADVDALGCLRPTVEPRATEHIAEMRDIIERLVQGGFAYVAEDHVLFSPQAMNAANSVLPRYGALANRSLDEMIAGARVDVAPYKRDATDFVLWKPSKPGEPSWPSPSGIKAQGRPGWHIECSAMAWKHLGEQFDIHGGGIDLVFPHHENELAQSTCAFHADRMANVWMHNGFLQVESEKMSKSLGNFITIRESLADWPGEVLRLNMLKTHYRSPIDWTSKNLEESAKTLDDWYAIAADVKSDRPSDAVIAALSDDLNTPQMIASLHGLRNAAASGNERDRGEFAATLRLLGFLSESAAQWKGRKQQASGVDARQIDGLISDRAAARARKDFRESDRIRDELAAMGVVIKDSKEGTTWEIAR, from the coding sequence ATGGATTTGCGCCTGTACGATACGTTGACCAAGGAAAAGCGGCCATTTGCGCCGCTCGATCCCAAGAACGTGCGCATGTATGTCTGCGGGCCGACGGTCTATGACTTCGCCCATATCGGCAATGCGCGCCCGGTCATCGTGTTCGACGTGCTGTTCCGTCTGCTGCGGCATGTTTATGGCGCCGGCCACGTCACCTATGTCCGCAACATCACCGACGTCGACGACAAGATCAACGATCGTGCGGCGCGGGATTTCCCCGGCCTGCCGCTGAACGAGGCGATCCGCAAGGTCACCGAGCAGACCGAAAAGCAGTTCCACGCTGATGTCGATGCGCTGGGCTGCCTGCGGCCGACGGTCGAGCCGCGCGCCACCGAGCATATCGCGGAAATGCGCGACATCATCGAGCGGCTGGTGCAGGGCGGCTTCGCCTATGTCGCCGAGGACCACGTGCTGTTCTCGCCGCAGGCGATGAATGCCGCGAATTCGGTGTTGCCGCGCTACGGCGCGCTCGCCAACCGCTCGCTCGACGAGATGATCGCCGGCGCCCGCGTCGATGTCGCGCCCTACAAGCGCGACGCCACCGACTTCGTGCTGTGGAAGCCGTCGAAACCGGGCGAGCCGTCATGGCCGTCGCCGTCGGGCATCAAGGCGCAAGGCCGTCCGGGCTGGCACATCGAGTGCTCGGCGATGGCGTGGAAGCACCTCGGCGAGCAGTTCGACATCCACGGCGGCGGCATCGACCTGGTGTTTCCGCATCACGAGAACGAACTCGCGCAGAGCACTTGCGCCTTTCACGCCGACCGCATGGCCAATGTCTGGATGCACAACGGCTTCCTGCAGGTCGAAAGCGAGAAGATGTCGAAAAGTCTCGGCAACTTCATCACCATCAGGGAATCCCTGGCGGATTGGCCGGGCGAGGTGCTGCGCCTCAATATGTTGAAGACGCATTATCGCTCGCCGATCGACTGGACCTCGAAGAACCTCGAAGAGAGCGCGAAGACGCTCGATGACTGGTACGCCATTGCCGCCGACGTCAAATCCGACCGGCCATCCGATGCCGTCATCGCAGCGCTTTCGGACGATCTGAACACGCCGCAGATGATCGCCTCGCTGCACGGCCTGCGCAATGCGGCGGCATCCGGCAACGAGCGCGACCGCGGCGAGTTCGCTGCGACGCTGCGGCTGCTCGGTTTCCTGTCCGAGAGCGCAGCGCAATGGAAGGGCCGGAAGCAGCAGGCGAGCGGCGTCGATGCAAGACAGATCGATGGCTTGATCTCCGATCGCGCCGCCGCGCGCGCTCGCAAGGATTTCAGGGAATCGGATCGGATCCGCGATGAACTGGCCGCCATGGGCGTCGTCATCAAGGATTCCAAGGAAGGCACCACATGGGAGATCGCGCGATGA
- a CDS encoding GNAT family N-acetyltransferase, whose amino-acid sequence MGQTLPKPALRPFLDEDTPVLAAIFAAAIAELTGDDYSEAQQQAWASAAEDEEQFGKRLAGTLTLIATLQGSPVGFASLKGADHIDMLYVHPGAVGQGVAATLCDALEKLAGGRGAKNLTVDASDSALDFFARRGYVAKQRNTVTVNGEWLANTTMQKTLVQGAAPGAST is encoded by the coding sequence ATGGGACAGACGTTGCCCAAACCCGCGTTGCGGCCGTTTCTCGACGAGGATACGCCGGTGCTGGCGGCGATCTTCGCCGCTGCTATCGCCGAATTGACCGGCGATGACTACAGCGAAGCGCAGCAGCAAGCCTGGGCCAGCGCCGCCGAGGACGAGGAGCAATTCGGCAAGCGTCTGGCGGGTACGCTCACGCTGATCGCCACGCTGCAGGGGTCGCCGGTCGGCTTTGCCTCGCTGAAAGGCGCCGACCATATCGACATGCTCTATGTTCACCCGGGCGCGGTCGGGCAGGGCGTCGCCGCGACGCTGTGCGATGCGCTGGAAAAACTCGCCGGCGGCCGCGGCGCCAAGAACCTAACCGTCGACGCCAGCGACAGCGCGCTGGATTTCTTCGCCAGGCGCGGCTACGTCGCCAAACAGCGCAACACCGTCACCGTCAACGGCGAGTGGCTGGCCAACACCACGATGCAGAAGACGCTTGTCCAAGGGGCTGCGCCGGGAGCTTCCACATGA
- a CDS encoding TIGR00730 family Rossman fold protein: MSIIKTVCVYCGSGPGTNPRFVEAAFAFGKALADNGIRLVYGGGSVGLMGAVAKSVLDHGGTVTGIIPEFLTGRENALKRVQDLIVTPDMHERKRLMFEHSDAFVALPGGVGTLEELVEQLTWQQLGRHNKPILLADIDGFWEPLLALLAHMRETEFIRPNLQVDILKAERVEDILPRLRAAAARAPAVAEALTPELARRL, encoded by the coding sequence ATGAGCATCATCAAAACCGTCTGTGTCTATTGCGGCTCCGGCCCCGGCACAAACCCCCGCTTTGTCGAAGCCGCCTTTGCATTCGGAAAGGCCCTCGCCGACAACGGCATCCGCCTCGTTTATGGCGGCGGCTCGGTCGGGCTGATGGGCGCCGTGGCCAAATCCGTACTCGATCACGGCGGCACCGTGACCGGCATCATCCCGGAATTCCTCACCGGCCGCGAAAACGCGCTGAAGCGCGTTCAGGACCTGATCGTCACCCCCGACATGCACGAGCGCAAGCGGCTGATGTTCGAGCACTCCGACGCATTCGTGGCGCTGCCTGGCGGCGTCGGCACGCTGGAGGAACTGGTGGAACAACTGACCTGGCAGCAACTCGGCCGTCACAACAAGCCGATCCTGCTCGCCGACATCGATGGCTTCTGGGAACCGCTGCTGGCGCTGCTCGCGCATATGCGTGAGACGGAGTTCATCCGCCCCAACCTGCAGGTCGATATCCTCAAGGCCGAACGCGTCGAGGATATCCTGCCGCGCCTGCGCGCCGCCGCGGCGCGTGCGCCCGCCGTCGCGGAGGCACTGACGCCCGAGTTGGCAAGAAGACTTTAG
- a CDS encoding phosphatidylserine decarboxylase yields MSIANSIRAQIPPIHPEGYPFIGGFALVSLILFWIWTPLGWIGTVLTVWCALFFRDPVRVTPVREGIVVSPADGRVSLISMVLPPAELGLGDRPLLRISVFMSVFNCHVNRSPVTGRIDRIAYRPGAFINAELDKASEDNERNSLVISTPNGRIGVVQIAGLVARRIVSFVREGQSIGAGERFGLIRFGSRLDVYLPEGGKALVSVGQTAVAGETVLADFRQGDGGRTYRAD; encoded by the coding sequence ATGTCCATCGCCAATTCCATCCGCGCGCAAATTCCGCCGATCCATCCGGAAGGCTATCCGTTCATCGGCGGCTTTGCGCTGGTCAGCCTGATCCTGTTCTGGATCTGGACGCCGCTGGGCTGGATCGGAACCGTGCTGACGGTGTGGTGCGCGCTGTTCTTCCGCGATCCGGTGCGGGTGACGCCGGTGCGCGAGGGCATCGTGGTTTCGCCGGCCGACGGTCGGGTCTCGCTGATCTCGATGGTGCTGCCGCCGGCCGAGCTTGGTCTCGGTGACCGGCCGCTGCTGCGGATTTCGGTCTTCATGAGCGTGTTCAACTGCCACGTGAACCGCAGTCCGGTGACCGGGCGGATCGATCGCATTGCGTATCGGCCGGGCGCCTTCATCAACGCCGAACTCGACAAGGCGAGCGAAGACAATGAGCGCAATTCGCTTGTGATCTCGACGCCGAACGGCCGCATCGGCGTGGTCCAGATCGCGGGGCTGGTGGCGCGGCGTATTGTCTCATTCGTCCGCGAAGGGCAGTCGATCGGCGCCGGCGAGCGGTTCGGGTTGATCCGCTTCGGCTCCCGGCTCGACGTCTACCTGCCCGAAGGCGGCAAGGCGCTGGTTTCCGTAGGCCAGACCGCGGTGGCCGGGGAGACCGTTCTGGCCGATTTCAGGCAAGGCGACGGCGGCCGGACTTACCGGGCCGATTAA
- the pssA gene encoding CDP-diacylglycerol--serine O-phosphatidyltransferase → MRRRRFRPIPVRMLVPNVITLLAICAGLTAIRLSTEGRMELAVAAIVFAAVLDGIDGRVARMIKGQSKFGAELDSLADFVNFGVAPGLILYFWTLHDLHNGGWIAAMVFAISGGLRLARFNATMDDPNKPAFAANFFTGVPAPAGAILVLLPIYLAFLGMPSPPVMLTAFYTLLIAFLMVSRLPVFSGKTVRLRVPPEMVLPVFVSVIFFVALLIGYPWHILSAGSALYLLSLPLGWKSYRDHKRNAAAQAAAPAEATPSSPAAPPFAAPVAEADQDNRPVRLN, encoded by the coding sequence ATGCGCCGCCGGCGGTTTCGCCCGATCCCGGTGCGGATGCTGGTGCCCAACGTCATCACGCTGCTGGCGATCTGCGCCGGGCTGACCGCGATCCGCCTGTCCACGGAAGGGCGGATGGAACTGGCGGTCGCCGCCATCGTGTTTGCCGCCGTGCTCGACGGCATCGACGGCCGTGTCGCGCGCATGATCAAGGGCCAGTCGAAGTTCGGGGCCGAACTCGACAGTCTCGCCGATTTCGTCAATTTCGGCGTCGCGCCGGGGTTGATCCTGTATTTCTGGACGCTGCACGATCTGCACAATGGCGGCTGGATCGCCGCGATGGTGTTCGCGATCTCGGGCGGCCTGCGGCTGGCGCGCTTCAACGCCACCATGGACGATCCGAACAAGCCGGCCTTTGCCGCGAATTTCTTCACCGGCGTTCCGGCTCCCGCCGGCGCGATCCTGGTGCTGCTGCCGATCTATCTCGCCTTCCTCGGCATGCCGTCGCCGCCGGTGATGCTGACCGCGTTCTATACGCTCCTGATCGCATTCCTGATGGTGTCGCGCCTGCCGGTTTTCTCGGGCAAGACCGTGCGCTTGCGGGTGCCGCCGGAGATGGTGCTGCCGGTGTTCGTCTCGGTGATCTTCTTCGTGGCGCTCTTGATCGGCTATCCCTGGCACATTCTGTCGGCGGGGTCGGCGCTTTACCTCCTGAGCCTGCCGTTGGGCTGGAAGTCGTATCGCGACCACAAGCGCAATGCGGCCGCGCAGGCCGCAGCGCCGGCGGAGGCAACTCCGTCAAGTCCGGCGGCGCCGCCGTTCGCTGCGCCCGTCGCCGAGGCGGACCAGGACAATCGGCCGGTCCGGCTGAACTGA
- a CDS encoding ABCB family ABC transporter ATP-binding protein/permease, translated as MPPGRSVEQATLIGTLAHLWPYIWPGDRADLKMRVVWSMVLLLAAKLATLSVPFTFKWAIDALTGADTAPVQSSNWTLWLIASPLIMTASYGAMRVLMAVLTQWRDGIFARVAMHAVRKLAYLTFIHMHELSLRFHLERKTGGLTRVLERGRSGIEVIVRMVILQLVPTIVEVSLLMAVLLWQFDWRYVLVTLIMVVIYMYYTYIATEWRIEIRRKMNDSDTEANTKAIDSLLNYETVKYFSAEQREAERYDHSMERYERNSVKTYTSLAVLNTGQAVVFTVGLTATMLMCAIGVRNGTNTVGDFVMVNAMMIQLYQPLNFMGMVYREIKQAIIDIEKMFSVLSRHPEIKDLPGATPLVVTSGNVRFDDVQFAYDPERPILKGLSFEVPAGKTVAIVGPSGAGKSTISRLLFRLYDVSSGRIMIDGQDIRQVTQASLRASIGMVPQDTVLFNDTIRYNIRYGRWDATDAEVEEAARLAQIDPFIRMSPKGYETQVGERGLKLSGGEKQRVAIARTVLKAPPILVLDEATSALDSHTEHEIQEALERVSRNRTSLVIAHRLSTIVGADEIIVLDQGRIAERGTHAVLLASGGLYASMWNRQREAQEARERLARIADDNEAPNRAPPPVDDVLVTPAAAE; from the coding sequence ATGCCCCCCGGCAGATCCGTCGAACAGGCGACCCTGATCGGGACGCTGGCGCATCTGTGGCCGTATATCTGGCCGGGCGACCGCGCCGATCTCAAGATGCGCGTGGTCTGGTCGATGGTGCTGTTGCTGGCTGCGAAGCTGGCGACGCTGTCGGTGCCGTTCACCTTCAAATGGGCGATCGACGCGCTGACGGGGGCCGATACCGCCCCGGTGCAGTCCTCGAACTGGACGCTGTGGCTGATTGCGTCGCCCCTGATCATGACCGCCAGCTATGGCGCCATGCGCGTGCTGATGGCGGTGCTGACGCAATGGCGCGACGGCATCTTCGCCCGTGTCGCGATGCATGCGGTGCGCAAGCTCGCCTATCTCACCTTCATCCACATGCACGAGCTGTCGCTGCGCTTCCATCTGGAGCGCAAGACCGGCGGCCTGACGCGGGTGCTGGAGCGCGGCCGCTCCGGCATCGAGGTCATCGTGCGGATGGTGATCCTGCAGCTGGTCCCGACCATCGTCGAGGTCTCGCTGCTGATGGCCGTGCTGCTGTGGCAGTTCGACTGGCGCTACGTGCTGGTCACGCTGATCATGGTCGTCATCTACATGTATTATACCTACATCGCGACCGAATGGCGTATCGAGATTCGCCGCAAGATGAACGATTCCGATACCGAGGCGAACACCAAGGCGATCGACTCGCTGTTGAACTACGAGACGGTGAAGTATTTCAGCGCCGAGCAGCGCGAGGCCGAGCGTTACGACCATTCGATGGAGCGCTACGAGCGCAACAGCGTGAAGACCTATACCTCGCTGGCGGTGCTCAATACCGGGCAGGCGGTCGTTTTCACCGTGGGCCTGACCGCGACCATGCTGATGTGCGCGATCGGCGTGCGCAACGGCACCAATACGGTCGGCGATTTCGTCATGGTCAACGCCATGATGATCCAGCTTTACCAGCCGCTGAATTTCATGGGCATGGTGTATCGCGAGATCAAGCAGGCGATCATCGACATCGAGAAGATGTTCAGCGTGCTGTCGCGCCATCCGGAGATCAAGGATCTTCCCGGCGCCACGCCGCTGGTCGTGACCTCGGGCAATGTGCGGTTCGACGACGTACAATTCGCCTACGACCCCGAGCGTCCGATCCTCAAGGGTCTCAGCTTCGAGGTGCCGGCCGGCAAGACGGTCGCGATCGTCGGTCCCTCCGGCGCCGGCAAGTCGACCATCTCGCGGCTGTTGTTCCGTCTCTATGACGTCTCCAGCGGCAGGATCATGATCGACGGCCAGGATATCCGGCAGGTCACGCAGGCCTCCTTGCGGGCCTCGATCGGCATGGTGCCGCAGGATACCGTGCTGTTCAACGACACCATCCGCTACAACATCCGCTACGGCCGCTGGGACGCCACCGACGCCGAAGTGGAGGAGGCCGCGCGGCTGGCCCAGATCGATCCCTTCATCCGGATGTCGCCGAAGGGCTACGAGACCCAGGTCGGCGAACGCGGCCTGAAGCTGTCGGGCGGCGAAAAGCAGCGCGTCGCGATCGCGCGCACCGTGCTCAAGGCGCCGCCGATCCTGGTGCTCGACGAGGCGACCTCGGCGCTCGACAGCCACACCGAGCATGAAATCCAGGAAGCGCTGGAGCGGGTGTCGCGCAACCGCACCTCGCTGGTGATCGCGCATCGGCTGTCCACCATCGTCGGCGCCGACGAAATCATCGTGCTGGATCAGGGCAGGATCGCCGAGCGTGGAACTCACGCCGTGCTTTTGGCATCGGGCGGACTTTATGCCAGTATGTGGAACAGGCAGCGCGAAGCCCAGGAGGCGCGGGAGCGACTGGCGCGGATTGCCGACGACAACGAAGCGCCGAACCGCGCGCCGCCGCCGGTCGATGACGTGCTGGTTACCCCGGCTGCGGCGGAATGA
- a CDS encoding VOC family protein, whose protein sequence is MIDHISVGVRDLERAARFYEATLAPLGLSRLVTRPATIGFGKAYPEFWINLRDGMAEVAPESGVHICLRARAIADVDAFHAAALNAGGRSDGAPGLRPHDRVKYYAAFVIDPDGNRIEAVTFPREEASS, encoded by the coding sequence ATGATCGACCACATCTCCGTCGGTGTCCGCGATCTTGAACGCGCCGCGCGCTTCTATGAGGCAACGCTGGCGCCGCTCGGTCTGTCGCGGCTGGTGACGCGGCCCGCTACGATCGGCTTCGGCAAGGCCTATCCCGAGTTCTGGATCAATCTGCGCGACGGGATGGCCGAGGTCGCGCCGGAGAGCGGCGTCCATATCTGTCTTCGCGCGAGGGCTATTGCTGACGTCGATGCGTTTCATGCCGCCGCGCTGAATGCCGGCGGCCGCTCCGACGGCGCACCGGGGCTGCGCCCGCATGATCGCGTGAAATACTACGCGGCGTTCGTCATCGATCCCGATGGCAATCGCATTGAGGCGGTGACGTTTCCCAGGGAGGAGGCTAGTTCCTAA